The following are encoded together in the Vigna unguiculata cultivar IT97K-499-35 chromosome 2, ASM411807v1, whole genome shotgun sequence genome:
- the LOC114174663 gene encoding uncharacterized protein LOC114174663, which yields MKYLERKQRYGSNVPADKAKQSLDLSTKEDLFKGTMLDRVASLEHRLFKLYVEIDSSGNSVPLSRDSTQISGECSTSQGSKTEICRSFPTFNNLSDNTERGLVPIKTNEISQEKCESEKEQIKNSCPPKQQVQVVKNRPKKKEKKGQVEKKRVSTVSWPHLKLLGC from the exons ATGAAATACttagaaagaaaacaaagataTGGCAGCAATGTCCCTGCTGACAAAGCCAAACAATCTTTGGATTTGTCCACCAAAGAGGATCTCTTTAAAGGCACAATGTTGGATCGAGTTGCCTCTCTTGAACACAGACTTTTTAAG CTTTATGTAGAGATTGATTCAAGCGGAAATTCTGTACCGTTGTCCCGTGATTCCACACAAATTTCTGGGGAGTGTTCTACCAGCCAGGGATCCAAGACAGAAATATGTCGctcgtttccaactttcaaCAATCTCTCAGATAATACTGAGAGAGGATTAGTGCCTATTAAGACAAATGAAATATCccag GAAAAATGTGAGAGTGAGAAGGAACAAATCAAAAACTCGTGCCCTCCTAAGCAACAGGTGCAGGTGGTGAAGAATAGACCtaagaagaaggaaaagaaaggcCAAGTTGAGAAGAAACGAGTATCTACTGTTAGTTGGCCACATTTAAAACTACTAGGTTGCTGA
- the LOC114168759 gene encoding mitochondrial carnitine/acylcarnitine carrier-like protein has protein sequence MGDVAKDLTAGTIGGVAQLIVGHPFDTIKVKLQSQPTPLPGQLPRYSGAIDAVKQTVAAEGPRGLYKGMGAPLATVAAFNAVLFSVRGQMETLLRSHPGATLTVNQQIVCGAGAGIAVSFLACPTELIKCRLQAQSALAGTGAATMAVKYGGPVDVARQVLRSEGGIRGLFKGMVPTMAREVPGNAALFGVYEALKQLLAGGTDTSGLDRGSLLLAGGLAGGAYWLAVYPTDVIKSVIQIDDYKNPKFSGSIDAFRRISATEGFKGLYKGFGPAMARSVPANAACFLAYEMTRSALA, from the exons atgGGAGATGTGGCAAAGGACCTAACTGCTGGGACTATTGGAGGGGTGGCGCAACTAATAGTTGGCCACCCATTTGACACCATAAAGGTCAAGCTCCAAAGCCAGCCTACACCCCTCCCGGGCCAGCTTCCGAGATATTCTGGTGCAATTGATGCTGTCAAGCAGACGGTGGCAGCTGAAGGTCCAAGGGGTTTATACAAGGGTATGGGAGCCCCACTTGCCACAGTAGCAGCCTTCAATGCTGTTCTGTTTTCAGTTAGGGGGCAAATGGAAACATTACTGAGGTCGCATCCTGGTGCTACTCTCACAGTAAATCAGCAGATTGTTTGTGGAGCTGGAGCTGGAATTGCTGTTTCCTTTCTAGCTTGCCCTACTGAATTGATCAAATGCAG ATTGCAAGCACAAAGTGCATTAGCTGGCACTGGAGCAGCAACCATGGCAGTGAAATATGGGGGACCCGTGGATGTGGCCAGGCAAGTTCTCAGGTCAGAAGGGGGCATAAGAGGTCTGTTCAAGGGCATGGTTCCCACCATGGCTCGTGAAGTACCTGGAAATGCTGCATTGTTTGGTGTATATGAAGCACTAAAGCAATTACTTGCTGGTGGCACTGATACCTCAGGACTGGATAGAGGTTCTCTGTTGCTTGCTGGAGGCTTGGCTGGAGGTGCTTACTGGCTCGCAGTTTACCCAACTGATGTTATTAAGAGTGTGATTCAAATAGATGATTACAAAAACCCCAAGTTCTCTGGTTCAATTGATGCTTTCAGAAGAATTTCAGCTACTGAGGGGTTCAAAGGCCTGTATAAGGGTTTTGGTCCAGCAATGGCCCGAAGTGTTCCTGCTAATGCAGCTTGCTTCTTGGCATATGAGATGACAAGATCAGCTCTTGCATAA
- the LOC114173342 gene encoding probable sphingolipid transporter spinster homolog 2 isoform X3, with translation MASESGQSPNPSWFSPKRLLMIFCIINMLNYVDRGAIASNGVNGSLATCTESGICTGGSGIQGDFNLNNFQDGILSSAFMVGLLIASPIFASLAKSHNPFRLIGVGLSVWTFAIAGCGCSFDFWSIAICRMLVGVGEASFISLAAPFIDDHAPAAQKTAWLATFYMCIPAGTALGYVYGGFVGSQFNWRVAFWVEAILMLPFPILGFLTKPLQLEGFAPLEPKHTPKSIETNDSETGEVSVIGDDMLAEDQALLRGSKSTSKLWDQFTIFLKDIQELLHDQVYVVNVLGYISYNFVIGAYSYWGPKAGYNIYHMSNADLLFGGMTIVCGIFGTLAGGLFLDRISSTISNSFKLLSGATFLGAIFCFIAFLFKSLSGFIVFFSMGELLIFVTQAPVNYVSLRCVKPSLRPLSMAISTVSIHVFGDVPSSPLVGVLQASRRKYFRLAENAPVKRALCRIIFIHELII, from the exons ATGGCATCGGAATCGGGTCAAAGTCCTAATCCTTCTTGGTTTTCGCCTAAAAG GCTTCTCATGATATTTTGTATCATTAACATGCTAAACTATGTGGACCGAGGAGCTATTGCCAGTAACGGTGTAAATGGAAGTCTTGCAACGTGTACTGAGTCCGGTATTTGTACAGGTGGCAGTGGAATTCA GGGGGATTTTAACTTGAACAATTTTCAAGATGGTATTCTGTCATCTGCATTTATGGTGGGGCTTCTAATTGCTTCTCCAATATTTGCTTCTCTGGCCAAAAG TCACAATCCATTTCGGCTTATTGGTGTTGGATTGTCTGTTTGGACATTTGCGATAGCTGGATGTGGTTGTTCGTTTGATTTTTGGTCTATTGCAATATGCCGAAT GCTAGTTGGGGTAGGTGAGGCTTCCTTCATAAGTCTTGCAGCACCATTCATAGATGATCATGCCCCTGCTGCACAG AAAACAGCATGGCTTGCTACGTTTTATATGTGCATACCAGCTGGGACTGCTCTGGGCTATGTTTATGGTGGATTT GTCGGAAGCCAATTTAACTGGCGTGTAGCATTCTGGGTTGAGGCAATTTTGATGCTTCCTTTTCCCATTTTGGGTTTTCTAACGAAGCCTTTGCAATTGGAAG GTTTTGCACCCTTGGAACCCAAACACACACCAAAGTCTATTGAAACAAATGATTCTGAAACTGGAG AGGTTTCTGTTATAGGTGATGACATGCTTGCTGAAGATCAAGCCTTGCTAAGAGGATCCAA GTCAACATCCAAATTGTGGGATCAATTCACCATCTTTTTAAAAGATATACAGGAGCTCTTGCATGACCAAGTGTATGTTGTAAATGTTCTAG GGTACATATCATACAATTTTGTTATTGGAGCTTATTCATATTGGGGACCAAAGGCAGGATACAACATTTATCATATG AGTAATGCTGACTTGTTGTTTGGAGGCATGACAATTGTTTGTGGAATTTTCGGGACATTAGCTGGAGGCTTGTTTCTTGACAGGATATCTTCAACCATCTCTAATTCTTTCAAG CTTCTTTCTGGAGCAACATTTCTCGGTGCAATCTTCTGTTTCATTGCTTTCCTTTTCAAGAGCTTGTCTGGTTTCATTGTCTTCTTCTCTATGGGTGAACTATTGATTTTTGTCACTCAG GCTCCTGTAAATTATGTCTCTCTCCGATGTGTAAAACCTAGTTTGAGGCCACTGTCTATGGCCATATCTACAGTTTCAATCCATGTCTTTGGTGATGTGCCTTCCTCACCACTTGTTGGAGTCCTGCAG GCTTCTCGGAGAAAATATTTTAGACTGGCTGAAAATGCTCCTGTGAAACGTGCACTCTGCAGAATAATATTTATACACGAGCTGATTATATAG
- the LOC114173342 gene encoding probable sphingolipid transporter spinster homolog 2 isoform X2: MASESGQSPNPSWFSPKRLLMIFCIINMLNYVDRGAIASNGVNGSLATCTESGICTGGSGIQGDFNLNNFQDGILSSAFMVGLLIASPIFASLAKSHNPFRLIGVGLSVWTFAIAGCGCSFDFWSIAICRMLVGVGEASFISLAAPFIDDHAPAAQKTAWLATFYMCIPAGTALGYVYGGFVGSQFNWRVAFWVEAILMLPFPILGFLTKPLQLEGFAPLEPKHTPKSIETNDSETGGDDMLAEDQALLRGSKSTSKLWDQFTIFLKDIQELLHDQVYVVNVLGYISYNFVIGAYSYWGPKAGYNIYHMSNADLLFGGMTIVCGIFGTLAGGLFLDRISSTISNSFKLLSGATFLGAIFCFIAFLFKSLSGFIVFFSMGELLIFVTQAPVNYVSLRCVKPSLRPLSMAISTVSIHVFGDVPSSPLVGVLQDHINDWRKTSLCLTSIFFLAAVIWFIGIFMKSVDVYEKDDEDRSATSRRGKLTPLIEGSRDASSEI; this comes from the exons ATGGCATCGGAATCGGGTCAAAGTCCTAATCCTTCTTGGTTTTCGCCTAAAAG GCTTCTCATGATATTTTGTATCATTAACATGCTAAACTATGTGGACCGAGGAGCTATTGCCAGTAACGGTGTAAATGGAAGTCTTGCAACGTGTACTGAGTCCGGTATTTGTACAGGTGGCAGTGGAATTCA GGGGGATTTTAACTTGAACAATTTTCAAGATGGTATTCTGTCATCTGCATTTATGGTGGGGCTTCTAATTGCTTCTCCAATATTTGCTTCTCTGGCCAAAAG TCACAATCCATTTCGGCTTATTGGTGTTGGATTGTCTGTTTGGACATTTGCGATAGCTGGATGTGGTTGTTCGTTTGATTTTTGGTCTATTGCAATATGCCGAAT GCTAGTTGGGGTAGGTGAGGCTTCCTTCATAAGTCTTGCAGCACCATTCATAGATGATCATGCCCCTGCTGCACAG AAAACAGCATGGCTTGCTACGTTTTATATGTGCATACCAGCTGGGACTGCTCTGGGCTATGTTTATGGTGGATTT GTCGGAAGCCAATTTAACTGGCGTGTAGCATTCTGGGTTGAGGCAATTTTGATGCTTCCTTTTCCCATTTTGGGTTTTCTAACGAAGCCTTTGCAATTGGAAG GTTTTGCACCCTTGGAACCCAAACACACACCAAAGTCTATTGAAACAAATGATTCTGAAACTGGAG GTGATGACATGCTTGCTGAAGATCAAGCCTTGCTAAGAGGATCCAA GTCAACATCCAAATTGTGGGATCAATTCACCATCTTTTTAAAAGATATACAGGAGCTCTTGCATGACCAAGTGTATGTTGTAAATGTTCTAG GGTACATATCATACAATTTTGTTATTGGAGCTTATTCATATTGGGGACCAAAGGCAGGATACAACATTTATCATATG AGTAATGCTGACTTGTTGTTTGGAGGCATGACAATTGTTTGTGGAATTTTCGGGACATTAGCTGGAGGCTTGTTTCTTGACAGGATATCTTCAACCATCTCTAATTCTTTCAAG CTTCTTTCTGGAGCAACATTTCTCGGTGCAATCTTCTGTTTCATTGCTTTCCTTTTCAAGAGCTTGTCTGGTTTCATTGTCTTCTTCTCTATGGGTGAACTATTGATTTTTGTCACTCAG GCTCCTGTAAATTATGTCTCTCTCCGATGTGTAAAACCTAGTTTGAGGCCACTGTCTATGGCCATATCTACAGTTTCAATCCATGTCTTTGGTGATGTGCCTTCCTCACCACTTGTTGGAGTCCTGCAG GATCATATTAACGACTGGAGGAAGACATCACTTTGTTTAACATCCATTTTCTTTCTTGCGGCTGTCATATGGTTCATAG GAATCTTTATGAAAAGTGTCGATGTATATGAGAAAGATGATGAGGACCGATCTGCCACATCTAGAAGAGGGAAACTGACACCATTGATTGAAGGGAGCAGAGATGCATCGAGTGAAATCTAA
- the LOC114167654 gene encoding probable starch synthase 4, chloroplastic/amyloplastic isoform X2, whose protein sequence is MVLSSMISPGEASELRGLVINHKVSLADVFNVISRKKDPELLGQLRHFSHGHKKNGFHIVHICTEMTPMVPRGSVASYVTGISRALQRKGHLVEVILPKYASLNLNEVQGLREVNVEAYSYFNGQLHGNRIWTGVVYGIGVTLIEPKYFSSFFNREMIYGYPDDFERFSYFCRASLDYIVKCGKQPDVLHLHNWETAIVGPLFWDIFVQQGLGGTKILFTCHGFNSQGIEQPDKLALCGLDPLRLHRPDRLQDNTNTQLVNILKGGIIYSNKVVIMSSIYPKHIVIRNLSLEPTLNEHRDKLVIAPYGLDRSTWDPSIDYLLPENFNAENINGKAVCKVSLLQQLGLSEHSSSILVGFIFPEGRDPDVKRLKEVILNAKQQDVQFVFLGTSERSVVNQTLESLQKELKDDNLKLFPTYDEALLHLVFAGSDIILCQSLVDPTDEIPLIALRYGAAPIALTSDASTNRVIPFERNFINQDHEATMYSKLINSSFINMSLSLAVDEIRTNPAVWKRKIMQAMAHDLSWDGECYDLHFAAYSAIKNM, encoded by the exons ATGGTCCTTAGCAGCATGATTAGCCCTGGAGAAGCATCTGAATTAAGAGGTTTGGTGATTAACCACAAAGTGAGTCTGGCGGATGTTTTTAATGTCATCTCACGCAAAAAAGATCCCGAACTTCTAGGACAACTTCGTCACTTTTCACATGGACACAAAAA GAATGGTTTTCATATTGTTCACATTTGCACAGAAATGACGCCAATGGTCCCTAGAGGATCGGTAGCTTCATATGTGACTGGCATATCTCGTGCACTTCAAAGAAAGGGTCACTTGGTGGAGGTTATATTGCCAAA GTATGCAAGTTTAAACCTCAATGAAGTGCAAGGATTGCGTGAAGTTAATGTAGAGGCTTACTCATATTTTAATGGTCAATTGCATGGAAATAGAATTTGGACTGG TGTTGTTTATGGCATTGGAGTCACTTTGATTGAGCCAAAGTACTTTTCATCATTTTTCAATCGCGAGATGATATATGGCTATCCAGATGATTTTGAAAG GTTCTCCTACTTTTGTCGAGCATCATTGGATTATATTGTAAAATGTGGGAAGCAGCCTGATGTATTACATCTTCATAATTGGGAGACTGCCATAGTTGGGCCCCTTTTCTGGGATATATTTGTTCAACAG GGACTTGGAGGaaccaaaatattatttacatgCCATGGCTTCAATTCACAG GGTATTGAGCAACCAGATAAATTAGCCTTATGCGGGCTTGATCCTTTAAGACTTCATCGCCCTGATCGTTTACAAGACAACACTAACACACAACTTGTCAATATTTTAAAG GGTGGAATTATCTATTCAAATAAAGTTGTAATAATGTCTTCTATCTATCCAAAGCACATAGTTATTCGTAATCTGAGTCTGGAACCTACTTTAAATGAGCATAG GGACAAGTTGGTCATTGCTCCTTATGGATTAGACAGATCAACTTGGGATCCTTCAATAGACTATCTTCTTCCAGAAAATTTCAATGCTGAAAATATCAATGGAAAAGCTGTTTGCAAAGTTTCATTGCTGCAGCAGCTGGGGTTATCTGAACATTCTTCTAGTATTCTT GTTGGATTCATTTTTCCGGAAGGACGAGACCCGGATGTGAAAAGGCTGAAGGAAGTTATCTTGAATGCCAAGCAACAGGATGTCCAG TTCGTATTTTTGGGGACCAGTGAAAGATCAGTCGTGAATCAGACCCTTGAATCACTTCAGAAGGAACTCAAG GATGATAATCTTAAACTTTTTCCTACTTACGATGAAGCTCTGTTGCATTTAGTCTTTGCTGGATCCGACATCATCTTGTGCCAATCTTTGGTTGATCCTACTGACGAAATCCCT CTCATAGCATTAAGGTATGGAGCAGCTCCAATAGCACTTACCTCTGATGCAAGCACAAACAG GGTGATACCTTTTGAAAGGAACTTCATAAACCAAGACCATGAGGCTACCATGTACTCAAAATTGATCAACTCTAGCTTTATAAACATGTCTCTCAGCCTTGCTGTTGATGAAATT AGGACTAATCCTGCAGTGTGGAAACGAAAAATAATGCAAGCAATGGCACATGACTTATCATGGGATGGTGAATGCTACGATCTTCATTTTGCAGCTTACTCTGCTATAAAGAATATGTGA
- the LOC114173342 gene encoding probable sphingolipid transporter spinster homolog 2 isoform X1, with the protein MASESGQSPNPSWFSPKRLLMIFCIINMLNYVDRGAIASNGVNGSLATCTESGICTGGSGIQGDFNLNNFQDGILSSAFMVGLLIASPIFASLAKSHNPFRLIGVGLSVWTFAIAGCGCSFDFWSIAICRMLVGVGEASFISLAAPFIDDHAPAAQKTAWLATFYMCIPAGTALGYVYGGFVGSQFNWRVAFWVEAILMLPFPILGFLTKPLQLEGFAPLEPKHTPKSIETNDSETGEVSVIGDDMLAEDQALLRGSKSTSKLWDQFTIFLKDIQELLHDQVYVVNVLGYISYNFVIGAYSYWGPKAGYNIYHMSNADLLFGGMTIVCGIFGTLAGGLFLDRISSTISNSFKLLSGATFLGAIFCFIAFLFKSLSGFIVFFSMGELLIFVTQAPVNYVSLRCVKPSLRPLSMAISTVSIHVFGDVPSSPLVGVLQDHINDWRKTSLCLTSIFFLAAVIWFIGIFMKSVDVYEKDDEDRSATSRRGKLTPLIEGSRDASSEI; encoded by the exons ATGGCATCGGAATCGGGTCAAAGTCCTAATCCTTCTTGGTTTTCGCCTAAAAG GCTTCTCATGATATTTTGTATCATTAACATGCTAAACTATGTGGACCGAGGAGCTATTGCCAGTAACGGTGTAAATGGAAGTCTTGCAACGTGTACTGAGTCCGGTATTTGTACAGGTGGCAGTGGAATTCA GGGGGATTTTAACTTGAACAATTTTCAAGATGGTATTCTGTCATCTGCATTTATGGTGGGGCTTCTAATTGCTTCTCCAATATTTGCTTCTCTGGCCAAAAG TCACAATCCATTTCGGCTTATTGGTGTTGGATTGTCTGTTTGGACATTTGCGATAGCTGGATGTGGTTGTTCGTTTGATTTTTGGTCTATTGCAATATGCCGAAT GCTAGTTGGGGTAGGTGAGGCTTCCTTCATAAGTCTTGCAGCACCATTCATAGATGATCATGCCCCTGCTGCACAG AAAACAGCATGGCTTGCTACGTTTTATATGTGCATACCAGCTGGGACTGCTCTGGGCTATGTTTATGGTGGATTT GTCGGAAGCCAATTTAACTGGCGTGTAGCATTCTGGGTTGAGGCAATTTTGATGCTTCCTTTTCCCATTTTGGGTTTTCTAACGAAGCCTTTGCAATTGGAAG GTTTTGCACCCTTGGAACCCAAACACACACCAAAGTCTATTGAAACAAATGATTCTGAAACTGGAG AGGTTTCTGTTATAGGTGATGACATGCTTGCTGAAGATCAAGCCTTGCTAAGAGGATCCAA GTCAACATCCAAATTGTGGGATCAATTCACCATCTTTTTAAAAGATATACAGGAGCTCTTGCATGACCAAGTGTATGTTGTAAATGTTCTAG GGTACATATCATACAATTTTGTTATTGGAGCTTATTCATATTGGGGACCAAAGGCAGGATACAACATTTATCATATG AGTAATGCTGACTTGTTGTTTGGAGGCATGACAATTGTTTGTGGAATTTTCGGGACATTAGCTGGAGGCTTGTTTCTTGACAGGATATCTTCAACCATCTCTAATTCTTTCAAG CTTCTTTCTGGAGCAACATTTCTCGGTGCAATCTTCTGTTTCATTGCTTTCCTTTTCAAGAGCTTGTCTGGTTTCATTGTCTTCTTCTCTATGGGTGAACTATTGATTTTTGTCACTCAG GCTCCTGTAAATTATGTCTCTCTCCGATGTGTAAAACCTAGTTTGAGGCCACTGTCTATGGCCATATCTACAGTTTCAATCCATGTCTTTGGTGATGTGCCTTCCTCACCACTTGTTGGAGTCCTGCAG GATCATATTAACGACTGGAGGAAGACATCACTTTGTTTAACATCCATTTTCTTTCTTGCGGCTGTCATATGGTTCATAG GAATCTTTATGAAAAGTGTCGATGTATATGAGAAAGATGATGAGGACCGATCTGCCACATCTAGAAGAGGGAAACTGACACCATTGATTGAAGGGAGCAGAGATGCATCGAGTGAAATCTAA
- the LOC114167654 gene encoding probable starch synthase 4, chloroplastic/amyloplastic isoform X1, which yields MGTLFFFHPPIPRLPLPSVSKPIAFPPISCLRNNGDVTGFHEHKSEGNKNVDMSQTISNDGRNVKQDNIWQLFKEAQHNILYLNEQRLGAIEELEKTNREKHSLLKKIKKLEAEKQAGAGKDNLSTCSELLLRIDAMVLSSMISPGEASELRGLVINHKVSLADVFNVISRKKDPELLGQLRHFSHGHKKNGFHIVHICTEMTPMVPRGSVASYVTGISRALQRKGHLVEVILPKYASLNLNEVQGLREVNVEAYSYFNGQLHGNRIWTGVVYGIGVTLIEPKYFSSFFNREMIYGYPDDFERFSYFCRASLDYIVKCGKQPDVLHLHNWETAIVGPLFWDIFVQQGLGGTKILFTCHGFNSQGIEQPDKLALCGLDPLRLHRPDRLQDNTNTQLVNILKGGIIYSNKVVIMSSIYPKHIVIRNLSLEPTLNEHRDKLVIAPYGLDRSTWDPSIDYLLPENFNAENINGKAVCKVSLLQQLGLSEHSSSILVGFIFPEGRDPDVKRLKEVILNAKQQDVQFVFLGTSERSVVNQTLESLQKELKDDNLKLFPTYDEALLHLVFAGSDIILCQSLVDPTDEIPLIALRYGAAPIALTSDASTNRVIPFERNFINQDHEATMYSKLINSSFINMSLSLAVDEIRTNPAVWKRKIMQAMAHDLSWDGECYDLHFAAYSAIKNM from the exons ATGGGGACATTGTTTTTCTTCCATCCACCGATTCCTCGTCTTCCACTCCCTTCCGTGTCAAAACCCATTGCATTCCCTCCTATTTCTTGCCTCAG GAATAATGGAGATGTCACTGGCTTTCATGAGCACAA GTCAGAGGGTAATAAAAATGTGGACATGTCCCAG ACAATATCCAATGATGGCCGGAATGTGAAACAAGATAATATTTGGCAATTGTTCAAGGAAGCTCAACATA ACATACTGTACTTGAACGAACAACGTCTTGGGGCCATTGAGGAACTTGAGAAAACCAACAGAGAAAAGCACTCGCTACtcaaaaagataaagaaattgGAAGCAGAAAAGCAGGCTGGTGCTGGTAAAG ATAACTTATCAACTTGTTCAGAGTTGCTGCTTCGGATAGATGCCATGGTCCTTAGCAGCATGATTAGCCCTGGAGAAGCATCTGAATTAAGAGGTTTGGTGATTAACCACAAAGTGAGTCTGGCGGATGTTTTTAATGTCATCTCACGCAAAAAAGATCCCGAACTTCTAGGACAACTTCGTCACTTTTCACATGGACACAAAAA GAATGGTTTTCATATTGTTCACATTTGCACAGAAATGACGCCAATGGTCCCTAGAGGATCGGTAGCTTCATATGTGACTGGCATATCTCGTGCACTTCAAAGAAAGGGTCACTTGGTGGAGGTTATATTGCCAAA GTATGCAAGTTTAAACCTCAATGAAGTGCAAGGATTGCGTGAAGTTAATGTAGAGGCTTACTCATATTTTAATGGTCAATTGCATGGAAATAGAATTTGGACTGG TGTTGTTTATGGCATTGGAGTCACTTTGATTGAGCCAAAGTACTTTTCATCATTTTTCAATCGCGAGATGATATATGGCTATCCAGATGATTTTGAAAG GTTCTCCTACTTTTGTCGAGCATCATTGGATTATATTGTAAAATGTGGGAAGCAGCCTGATGTATTACATCTTCATAATTGGGAGACTGCCATAGTTGGGCCCCTTTTCTGGGATATATTTGTTCAACAG GGACTTGGAGGaaccaaaatattatttacatgCCATGGCTTCAATTCACAG GGTATTGAGCAACCAGATAAATTAGCCTTATGCGGGCTTGATCCTTTAAGACTTCATCGCCCTGATCGTTTACAAGACAACACTAACACACAACTTGTCAATATTTTAAAG GGTGGAATTATCTATTCAAATAAAGTTGTAATAATGTCTTCTATCTATCCAAAGCACATAGTTATTCGTAATCTGAGTCTGGAACCTACTTTAAATGAGCATAG GGACAAGTTGGTCATTGCTCCTTATGGATTAGACAGATCAACTTGGGATCCTTCAATAGACTATCTTCTTCCAGAAAATTTCAATGCTGAAAATATCAATGGAAAAGCTGTTTGCAAAGTTTCATTGCTGCAGCAGCTGGGGTTATCTGAACATTCTTCTAGTATTCTT GTTGGATTCATTTTTCCGGAAGGACGAGACCCGGATGTGAAAAGGCTGAAGGAAGTTATCTTGAATGCCAAGCAACAGGATGTCCAG TTCGTATTTTTGGGGACCAGTGAAAGATCAGTCGTGAATCAGACCCTTGAATCACTTCAGAAGGAACTCAAG GATGATAATCTTAAACTTTTTCCTACTTACGATGAAGCTCTGTTGCATTTAGTCTTTGCTGGATCCGACATCATCTTGTGCCAATCTTTGGTTGATCCTACTGACGAAATCCCT CTCATAGCATTAAGGTATGGAGCAGCTCCAATAGCACTTACCTCTGATGCAAGCACAAACAG GGTGATACCTTTTGAAAGGAACTTCATAAACCAAGACCATGAGGCTACCATGTACTCAAAATTGATCAACTCTAGCTTTATAAACATGTCTCTCAGCCTTGCTGTTGATGAAATT AGGACTAATCCTGCAGTGTGGAAACGAAAAATAATGCAAGCAATGGCACATGACTTATCATGGGATGGTGAATGCTACGATCTTCATTTTGCAGCTTACTCTGCTATAAAGAATATGTGA
- the LOC114167390 gene encoding abscisic acid receptor PYR1, whose protein sequence is MEKGESSASTSEPDSDDNHRIPTNHHLNPPSGLTPHEFSSLVPSITEHHTYLVGPGQCSSLLAQRVQAPPEAVWSVVRRFDKPQTYKHFIKSCAVKDPFHMAVGVTRDVNVISGLPAATSTERLDLLDDDRRVTGFSIIGGEHRLSNYRSVTSVHAFDSDADAKIYTVVLESYIVDVPDGNTEEDTRLFADTVVKLNLQKLATVTEGTNRDGDHKPHSR, encoded by the coding sequence ATGGAGAAAGGTGAGAGCTCCGCCTCCACATCGGAGCCAGACTCCGACGACAACCACCGCATCCCGACCAACCACCACCTCAACCCTCCCTCCGGCCTCACACCGCACGAGTTCAGCTCCCTCGTCCCCTCCATCACGGAGCACCACACCTACCTCGTCGGCCCCGGCCAATGCTCCTCCCTTCTGGCCCAGCGCGTCCAGGCTCCACCGGAAGCCGTCTGGTCCGTCGTCCGCCGCTTCGACAAGCCCCAGACCTACAAGCACTTCATCAAGAGCTGTGCCGTCAAAGACCCCTTCCACATGGCCGTCGGCGTCACACGCGACGTCAATGTCATATCCGGCCTCCCCGCCGCCACCAGCACCGAGCGGCTCGACCTCCTCGACGACGACCGCCGCGTGACCGGTTTCAGCATCATCGGCGGCGAACACCGCCTCAGCAACTACCGCTCCGTCACCAGCGTCCACGCCTTCGACTCCGACGCAGACGCTAAGATCTACACCGTCGTCCTCGAATCCTACATCGTCGATGTCCCCGACGGCAACACCGAAGAGGACACGCGTCTCTTCGCCGACACCGTCGTCAAGCTCAACCTTCAGAAGCTCGCCACCGTCACCGAAGGAACAAACCGCGACGGTGACCATAAGCCACACTCACGGTGA